The Serratia rhizosphaerae genome has a segment encoding these proteins:
- a CDS encoding DUF2076 domain-containing protein — protein sequence MQSEEQRLIDGLFGRLKEAETKTGQRDAQAEQQINRHLSEQPAAPYYMAQAIIIQEAALKQLDQRVKELEGQVTQLQQNGAGQQSSGGFLAGLFGGGTGRSAPSPQAQAQARQQNNAAWNNQPQGGYAPQQQQAVPSRAGSFLGGALQTAAGVAGGVMLADMLTGMFRHTQPEEIVNIINETPADDAQNAALQDDSAMREFDASNNLDTFNNGDGSFLSQDSGWQNADYQSDDFADDDGFGNDDDSFL from the coding sequence ATGCAATCAGAAGAACAACGCCTTATCGATGGCCTGTTCGGCCGCTTAAAAGAGGCTGAAACCAAAACGGGACAACGGGATGCTCAGGCAGAACAGCAAATTAACCGGCATCTGAGCGAACAGCCCGCCGCGCCTTACTATATGGCGCAGGCGATCATTATTCAGGAAGCCGCGCTGAAGCAGTTGGATCAGCGGGTCAAAGAGCTGGAAGGCCAAGTCACGCAGCTGCAGCAGAACGGCGCCGGCCAGCAAAGCAGCGGCGGATTTCTCGCCGGGCTGTTTGGCGGCGGTACCGGCCGCAGCGCCCCCAGCCCGCAGGCTCAGGCCCAGGCGCGTCAGCAGAACAACGCCGCGTGGAATAATCAGCCGCAGGGCGGCTATGCGCCGCAACAGCAGCAAGCGGTGCCGTCACGCGCCGGCAGTTTCCTCGGCGGCGCGCTGCAGACTGCCGCAGGGGTTGCCGGCGGCGTCATGCTGGCGGATATGCTGACCGGTATGTTCCGCCATACCCAGCCGGAAGAGATTGTGAATATCATTAATGAAACGCCCGCCGACGACGCGCAGAACGCTGCGCTGCAGGATGATAGCGCGATGCGTGAGTTTGATGCGTCCAATAATCTCGACACCTTTAACAACGGTGACGGCAGCTTCCTGTCGCAGGACAGCGGCTGGCAGAATGCCGATTATCAGAGCGATGATTTCGCCGACGATGACGGCTTCGGCAATGATGATGATTCATTTCTTTAA
- a CDS encoding helix-turn-helix transcriptional regulator: MTSTSEALSGPKALGAFLRAHRERITPEMIGLPSSPRRRTSGLRREELAQISGISATWYTWIEQGREVSISPHTLARIAKALRLGNAERHYLFTLARVADPQQTPQQDGVNQLILHSVQAVTVPCYLLDITWNMLAWNAQAEALFAGWLGEEAQPNLLHFMFFHPLAKTLVDDWPDRARRVVAEFRAETSHHQSSETMRAFVRQMTHHSEDFNHWWQQHDVMARAGGERRFRHAEQGQMRYQQLTLHPAESSALKLVMLMPLP; encoded by the coding sequence ATGACCTCAACATCAGAAGCTCTGTCCGGCCCGAAGGCCCTGGGCGCATTCCTGCGCGCCCACCGGGAACGCATCACGCCGGAAATGATCGGCCTGCCCAGTTCGCCGCGCCGCCGCACCAGCGGCCTGCGTCGGGAAGAGCTGGCGCAAATCAGCGGCATCAGCGCCACCTGGTATACCTGGATAGAGCAGGGGCGAGAAGTGTCGATTTCACCGCACACGCTGGCGCGCATCGCCAAGGCGCTGCGCCTCGGCAATGCGGAACGTCACTACCTGTTTACCCTGGCGCGCGTGGCCGACCCGCAACAGACGCCGCAACAGGACGGCGTCAATCAACTGATTTTGCACAGCGTACAGGCGGTAACGGTGCCCTGTTATCTGCTGGACATCACCTGGAATATGCTGGCCTGGAACGCCCAGGCGGAAGCGCTGTTTGCCGGCTGGCTGGGCGAGGAGGCCCAGCCTAATCTGCTGCACTTTATGTTTTTCCATCCGCTGGCAAAAACGCTGGTCGATGACTGGCCGGATCGCGCCCGCCGCGTGGTAGCCGAGTTCCGCGCAGAAACCAGCCATCATCAGAGCAGCGAAACCATGCGCGCTTTCGTGCGCCAGATGACGCACCACAGCGAAGATTTTAACCATTGGTGGCAACAGCACGACGTGATGGCGCGCGCCGGCGGGGAGCGTCGTTTTCGCCATGCCGAGCAGGGCCAGATGCGCTACCAGCAGCTGACCCTGCACCCGGCGGAAAGCAGCGCGCTGAAGCTGGTGATGCTGATGCCCTTGCCGTAA
- the aqpZ gene encoding aquaporin Z — MLKRFFAEFFGTFWLVFGGCGSAVLAAAFPELGIGFAGVALAFGLTVVTMAYAVGHISGGHFNPAVTVGLFAGGRFPAKDVIPYIIAQVIGAIVAAAALYTIASGKAGFDATASGFASNGFGEHSPGGYSLQAAIVIELLLTAFFLIIIHGATDKRAPAGFAPLAIGLALTLIHLISIPVTNTSVNPARSTGVAIFQGTWALEQLWIFWLVPLVGGIIGGLIYRCLLEDKQ; from the coding sequence GCGCCGTATTAGCTGCGGCCTTTCCTGAATTAGGCATTGGTTTTGCCGGCGTGGCACTGGCATTTGGTTTAACCGTTGTCACCATGGCTTACGCCGTTGGCCATATTTCCGGCGGACACTTTAACCCGGCGGTAACCGTAGGCTTATTTGCCGGCGGTCGTTTTCCGGCAAAAGACGTTATCCCGTATATCATTGCGCAAGTTATCGGCGCCATTGTCGCCGCCGCAGCGCTGTATACCATTGCCAGCGGTAAAGCCGGCTTTGATGCTACCGCCAGCGGTTTCGCCTCCAATGGCTTCGGCGAACATTCGCCGGGCGGTTATTCACTGCAGGCGGCGATCGTTATTGAATTATTATTAACCGCTTTCTTCCTGATTATTATTCACGGCGCCACAGACAAACGCGCCCCGGCAGGCTTTGCGCCGCTGGCTATCGGTCTGGCGCTGACCCTGATTCACTTAATCAGCATTCCGGTCACCAATACCTCGGTCAACCCGGCGCGCAGTACCGGCGTCGCGATTTTCCAGGGTACCTGGGCGCTGGAACAGCTGTGGATCTTCTGGCTGGTACCGCTGGTCGGCGGCATCATCGGCGGCCTGATTTACCGCTGCCTGCTGGAAGATAAACAATAG
- a CDS encoding class I SAM-dependent methyltransferase, giving the protein MNSNNHNDAVDRQFGAQANAYLTSAVHAQGNDLQRLGRLLAAHPQARVLDLGCGAGHASFTAAAQVSQVVAYDLSAQMLAVVAQAAQERGLSNIQTQQGVAESLPFADGDFDLVISRYSAHHWHDVGQALREVKRVLKPGGKAILMDVVSPGHPLLDIYLQTVEVLRDTSHVRNYAPGEWLSMLTAAGLRAEEVTSDRLPLEFSSWVARMRTPETLVAAIREFQRQVSDEVVSHFAIQPDGTFTSDIMMLVARRG; this is encoded by the coding sequence ATGAACAGCAATAACCACAACGATGCCGTCGACCGTCAGTTTGGCGCACAGGCCAACGCCTATTTAACCAGCGCGGTGCACGCGCAGGGCAATGATTTACAACGTCTGGGCCGGCTGCTGGCGGCGCACCCGCAGGCGCGGGTGCTGGATCTGGGATGCGGCGCCGGGCATGCCAGCTTTACGGCCGCCGCGCAGGTGTCGCAGGTCGTGGCCTACGATTTGTCGGCGCAGATGCTGGCGGTGGTTGCGCAGGCGGCACAGGAGCGGGGGCTGAGCAATATTCAGACGCAGCAGGGCGTGGCGGAGTCGCTGCCCTTTGCCGACGGCGACTTTGATCTGGTGATCAGCCGCTATTCGGCACACCACTGGCATGATGTCGGGCAGGCGCTGCGTGAAGTCAAACGGGTGCTGAAGCCGGGCGGCAAGGCGATCCTGATGGATGTGGTCTCGCCGGGGCATCCTTTGCTGGATATTTATCTGCAGACCGTTGAGGTGCTGCGCGATACTTCGCACGTGCGCAACTATGCGCCGGGTGAGTGGTTAAGCATGCTGACGGCGGCGGGGTTGCGGGCGGAAGAGGTGACCAGCGACCGCCTGCCGCTGGAGTTCAGCAGCTGGGTGGCGCGGATGCGCACGCCGGAGACGCTGGTGGCCGCCATCCGGGAGTTTCAGCGGCAGGTGTCCGACGAGGTGGTCAGCCATTTCGCCATTCAGCCGGACGGAACCTTTACCAGCGATATTATGATGCTGGTGGCGCGGCGCGGTTAA